A window from Desulfonatronum sp. SC1 encodes these proteins:
- a CDS encoding NAD(P)/FAD-dependent oxidoreductase, with the protein MSQESISRRKFLQMTAISLALMPFDWAEMNALAATVKPGNGKPVVIIGAGLGGLCCGAYLAKAGIPVTLVEQHFIPGGYATTFQRASGKFTFEVSLEGTSIHDNSAERMLRELGVLDKIQIVAIPEVLKIRGPGFEIAVPQKDPQALIELLSRQFPEERDGIRNVIEEMVGIVRETDRLVAGQVAFSDFPAEYPKLWNVHDKTLYDFLDGFVKNPDLKNALSEQWGYYGLPPSKLSGFYYAVAFGEYLLKGSYYIKPRSQALSNALADVIKASGGEILYGVEARKILVENGEATGVVTSEDKTLPALAVVSNASAITTFKQMVAPDVLPPDYLIKLDGYRPSISSFIVWLGLNQELHGKLEGYDHSVSSGLGPEADYELALAGEVEKMGFGMVCYDNVYEGYSSPGTSTLKIICLSGYEPWRRFEADYRAGRKGEYHKEKDRWADILIARAEKDILPGLRSMIEVHEAATPLTNWRYTRNPEGAIYGFEQAMNNTFMNRIDNRTPVKGLYLAGAWGSPGGGYTAVMGSGRQTFAYLMEDLKAGGLG; encoded by the coding sequence ATGTCGCAAGAATCGATTTCCAGGCGAAAGTTTTTGCAAATGACGGCCATATCCCTGGCCCTGATGCCGTTTGACTGGGCGGAGATGAACGCCCTGGCCGCAACGGTGAAGCCAGGCAACGGCAAGCCGGTGGTCATCATCGGCGCGGGGCTGGGCGGACTGTGTTGCGGGGCCTATCTGGCAAAAGCCGGCATTCCGGTGACCCTCGTCGAACAACACTTCATTCCTGGCGGCTATGCCACCACCTTTCAACGCGCATCGGGAAAATTCACTTTTGAAGTCTCCCTGGAGGGCACGTCCATCCATGACAACTCGGCGGAGCGGATGCTCAGGGAACTGGGCGTGTTGGATAAAATCCAGATCGTGGCCATTCCGGAAGTCTTGAAGATCAGGGGGCCCGGCTTTGAGATCGCTGTCCCCCAGAAAGATCCCCAGGCGCTGATCGAGCTTTTGTCCAGGCAATTTCCTGAGGAAAGGGACGGAATCCGGAACGTTATCGAGGAAATGGTGGGCATTGTCCGGGAGACGGACCGCCTGGTTGCCGGTCAGGTGGCGTTTTCGGATTTTCCCGCCGAGTATCCCAAGCTGTGGAACGTCCATGACAAGACGCTGTACGACTTTCTCGACGGGTTCGTGAAGAACCCGGACCTGAAGAATGCCTTGTCCGAACAATGGGGCTATTATGGGTTGCCGCCGTCGAAGCTCTCCGGCTTTTATTACGCGGTCGCGTTTGGAGAATACCTGCTCAAGGGATCCTACTACATCAAGCCGCGGTCTCAGGCCTTGAGCAACGCTCTTGCCGACGTCATCAAAGCCTCGGGCGGGGAAATCCTGTACGGCGTCGAGGCCCGGAAAATACTGGTTGAAAACGGCGAGGCCACGGGCGTCGTGACATCAGAGGACAAAACCCTTCCGGCGCTCGCCGTGGTGAGCAATGCCAGTGCGATCACCACGTTCAAGCAGATGGTGGCACCGGATGTGCTCCCGCCGGATTACCTGATCAAGCTCGACGGGTACCGCCCGAGCATTTCCTCATTCATCGTCTGGCTGGGCCTGAATCAGGAATTGCACGGCAAACTGGAAGGGTACGACCATTCCGTCAGTTCCGGGCTGGGGCCGGAAGCCGACTACGAACTGGCCCTGGCGGGAGAAGTGGAAAAAATGGGTTTCGGCATGGTCTGTTACGACAATGTCTACGAAGGGTATTCCTCACCCGGCACGTCGACTTTGAAGATCATCTGCCTCAGCGGCTATGAGCCCTGGAGACGATTCGAAGCGGATTACCGGGCTGGCCGCAAGGGCGAGTACCACAAGGAAAAGGACAGATGGGCGGATATTCTGATTGCCAGGGCGGAAAAGGATATCCTTCCAGGGCTGCGTTCCATGATCGAGGTGCATGAAGCCGCCACGCCGCTGACGAACTGGCGGTATACGCGCAATCCGGAAGGGGCGATTTATGGTTTTGAACAGGCCATGAACAACACCTTCATGAATCGGATCGACAACCGGACACCGGTCAAGGGCCTGTACCTCGCCGGCGCGTGGGGCAGTCCCGGAGGCGGCTATACGGCGGTCATGGGCAGCGGCAGGCAGACGTTCGCCTACCTCATGGAAGATTTGAAGGCGGGCGGTTTGGGCTGA
- a CDS encoding (2Fe-2S)-binding protein gives MIVRCTVNGCSMDLETAPDRRVVDPLREDLGLLGTKEGCGGGECGTCAVLVDGVPRLSCLMLAAQLEGRVVVTVEGLGAEANPHPIQRALAEHGAVQCGYCTPGMAVVAAEREFSSLLAIQDNFPKMVLSLDRFDLSREGIIHKNLIDFLLDQDWSA, from the coding sequence GTGATTGTTCGTTGCACTGTCAACGGCTGTTCCATGGATTTGGAAACCGCACCCGACCGGCGGGTGGTGGATCCGCTACGCGAGGATCTTGGGCTGCTGGGAACCAAGGAAGGCTGCGGCGGCGGGGAATGCGGCACCTGCGCCGTGCTGGTGGACGGCGTACCCAGGCTGTCCTGCCTGATGCTCGCGGCCCAGCTGGAGGGGCGAGTCGTGGTCACGGTGGAAGGGCTGGGCGCGGAGGCAAATCCCCATCCCATCCAGCGGGCCTTGGCCGAACACGGGGCCGTGCAATGCGGCTACTGCACCCCGGGCATGGCCGTGGTCGCCGCGGAACGGGAATTCTCGTCGCTTCTGGCGATACAGGACAATTTTCCCAAAATGGTCCTGAGTCTTGACAGATTTGATTTGAGCCGGGAAGGCATCATCCATAAAAATCTCATTGACTTTTTGCTGGATCAGGATTGGTCGGCGTAG
- a CDS encoding type II toxin-antitoxin system PemK/MazF family toxin, which translates to MTDQQIKRGEIWWVSLDPTQGSEIKKTRPCVVLSHDTLNRLRRTVVVVPLSTSAKPHPPITVAVTCQRDTAVAVIDQIRAVAKHRLKSRIEFLDRDELDEICRAIATILEIR; encoded by the coding sequence ATGACGGACCAACAGATCAAGCGTGGGGAGATCTGGTGGGTCAGCCTCGACCCCACGCAGGGATCGGAAATCAAGAAGACTCGGCCATGTGTCGTGCTTTCTCACGACACCTTGAACCGACTCAGGCGCACTGTCGTCGTCGTCCCTCTCTCCACGTCAGCCAAACCACATCCTCCCATCACGGTTGCCGTCACCTGCCAGCGAGACACCGCCGTTGCCGTGATCGACCAGATTCGCGCGGTCGCCAAACACAGACTCAAGTCCCGGATCGAGTTCCTTGACCGAGATGAACTGGACGAGATATGTCGGGCCATCGCAACAATCCTCGAAATCAGATAG
- a CDS encoding aminotransferase class I/II-fold pyridoxal phosphate-dependent enzyme, with amino-acid sequence MAEFSGFQARLTPLKDLAFDPQAMLDTADERTKIFFVCNPNNPTGTYWDAATMRGFLDAVGNQRIVVLDEAYFEYVDREDYPDGMELMREYPNLVVFRTFSKMYALAGLRVGYLCGSPEVVDIIRRTHVVYSVNIRLTWCSPFWQRQAKLGLCQIPWSNLVVPFAI; translated from the coding sequence GTGGCCGAGTTTTCCGGATTCCAGGCCCGGCTGACGCCGCTCAAGGATTTGGCCTTTGATCCCCAGGCCATGCTGGACACAGCGGATGAGCGGACCAAGATCTTTTTCGTCTGCAATCCCAACAATCCCACGGGAACGTATTGGGACGCGGCGACCATGCGCGGATTCCTGGACGCCGTGGGCAACCAGCGGATCGTGGTCCTGGACGAAGCCTATTTTGAGTACGTGGACCGGGAGGATTATCCGGACGGAATGGAGTTGATGCGCGAGTACCCGAATCTGGTGGTGTTCCGGACCTTCTCCAAGATGTACGCCCTGGCAGGGCTGCGCGTGGGATATCTGTGCGGATCACCCGAGGTGGTGGACATCATCCGCCGCACCCACGTGGTCTATTCGGTGAACATACGGCTAACGTGGTGCTCACCGTTTTGGCAAAGGCAAGCGAAGCTCGGCCTTTGCCAAATACCGTGGAGCAACCTTGTTGTGCCCTTCGCTATCTGA
- a CDS encoding aminotransferase class I/II-fold pyridoxal phosphate-dependent enzyme translates to MNNNENSLGPPLAARRVIERFEAGRAPIYPSGDCSDLRQTLAAKFDKSADQFLVGNGACEVIASVIKAFCERGDNIVTADKTFAVYEWVGNCSKSTGNSTGQPRCMMRLLFFSDDKETKW, encoded by the coding sequence GTGAACAACAACGAAAACAGCCTGGGGCCGCCGCTCGCGGCTCGCCGGGTCATCGAACGTTTTGAGGCCGGGCGCGCACCCATCTATCCCAGCGGCGACTGCTCTGACCTGCGCCAGACCCTGGCAGCGAAATTCGACAAGTCCGCCGATCAGTTCCTGGTGGGCAACGGGGCCTGCGAGGTCATCGCCAGCGTGATCAAGGCCTTTTGCGAGCGCGGGGACAATATCGTCACCGCGGACAAGACCTTTGCCGTGTACGAATGGGTGGGTAACTGCTCAAAAAGTACGGGAAATTCCACAGGACAGCCGAGATGCATGATGCGGTTATTATTTTTTTCGGATGACAAAGAAACAAAATGGTAG
- a CDS encoding MATE family efflux transporter: MSRINPILTGSVLTSFFRLWLPSLAGLMAMTSASIVDGIFIGNYVGATALAAVNLIIPFLGILFGITFMLSMGGTVRAGTYIGQGNATAAGAIFSKTLLAALVFVLLVTGLGLLLETSLLRALGGNEDVLPMMRTYFRIIMGFTWAHLLTVVMYFFVRVDGYPGLAALALILGSMTNLVLDYLFIVRFGWGIAGAAWATGISQALPFLVLCAYFLFPQRRLIFHLRQTKWRELFRSAFNGLSECINEISASIIALFLNWMFMTRFGVNGVAAITVVNYMMIVGLMMVFSLGDAGGVFISQNYGAGKVRRIRRFLLTCLAVALLLASTCIWLLVFHPVPLVRAFLGPEDQDVIHLTVGLLGYFWPVFAVNGLNLVITSYLTALHLPLQSSIIALARSLVLPVMLLLTLFYAFPDIPFILAIPLAELITFVLAACFLARFFPNQALFGKLHAARPLAGEDAGQS; the protein is encoded by the coding sequence ATGTCCCGCATCAACCCGATTCTGACCGGTTCGGTCCTGACAAGCTTCTTTCGACTCTGGCTGCCCTCTCTGGCGGGCCTCATGGCCATGACTTCGGCAAGCATCGTTGACGGCATCTTCATTGGAAACTATGTGGGCGCCACCGCGCTGGCCGCGGTGAACCTGATCATCCCGTTCCTTGGAATCCTTTTCGGCATCACCTTCATGCTGAGCATGGGCGGGACGGTTCGGGCCGGAACGTATATCGGCCAGGGCAATGCGACCGCTGCCGGCGCGATCTTCTCCAAGACCCTGCTGGCTGCTCTTGTCTTTGTTCTGCTGGTCACGGGTTTGGGCCTGCTCTTGGAGACATCGCTGCTGCGGGCCCTGGGCGGCAATGAGGACGTGCTCCCGATGATGCGGACCTATTTCCGGATCATCATGGGGTTTACCTGGGCGCATCTGCTGACCGTGGTCATGTATTTTTTCGTCAGGGTGGACGGGTATCCGGGCCTTGCCGCCCTGGCGCTGATCCTTGGCTCGATGACCAATCTTGTCCTGGATTATCTGTTCATCGTCCGTTTCGGATGGGGCATCGCCGGCGCGGCCTGGGCCACGGGCATCTCCCAGGCCCTGCCCTTCCTGGTGCTGTGCGCTTACTTTCTCTTTCCTCAACGCCGGTTGATCTTCCACCTCCGACAGACAAAATGGCGTGAATTGTTTCGTTCCGCGTTCAACGGCCTTTCCGAATGCATCAACGAGATATCCGCCTCGATTATCGCCCTGTTCCTGAATTGGATGTTCATGACGCGGTTCGGCGTCAACGGCGTGGCGGCCATCACAGTGGTGAACTATATGATGATCGTCGGGCTGATGATGGTTTTCTCCCTTGGCGACGCGGGCGGGGTATTCATCAGCCAGAATTACGGCGCGGGCAAGGTCCGGCGCATTCGCCGCTTTCTGCTGACCTGCCTTGCCGTGGCCCTGCTGCTCGCCTCGACCTGCATCTGGCTTCTGGTCTTCCACCCGGTCCCCCTTGTCCGTGCGTTTCTCGGCCCGGAGGATCAGGACGTGATCCATTTGACCGTCGGTCTTTTGGGGTATTTCTGGCCAGTTTTCGCGGTCAACGGCCTGAATCTGGTCATCACGTCCTATTTGACCGCCCTTCATCTGCCGCTGCAATCTTCGATCATCGCCCTTGCCCGAAGCCTGGTCTTGCCTGTGATGCTCCTGCTGACCCTGTTTTACGCGTTTCCGGATATCCCGTTCATCCTGGCCATCCCCCTGGCCGAACTGATCACGTTTGTTCTGGCTGCATGCTTTCTGGCCCGATTTTTCCCCAATCAGGCGCTTTTCGGCAAGCTGCACGCCGCGCGGCCATTGGCCGGAGAAGACGCAGGCCAGAGCTGA
- a CDS encoding ATP-binding protein, producing the protein MRVYDTLILHLPAKTRFAAAAVAAAREYASAVGFDGRDLSRICLALEEAVCHAVSLGYGGERDMLRVTLGRTALGLQTSILSKGLPLDEEALPRFDPHRLQSEEDMTGMHAHLLRGMVDKAVFATLKGNRRKITLFINLPVGSAAHGQPDHAQQDPVSKDPALTTIIRPAGPEDAEGISRLALRAHGSLLFNADIYYPARVREMLEQGEMRSMVAVTPRGEILGHGALVAEAPGGLVEEMTYALVDRRVRGRHCSDELAAALLANARERDLHGLHALAVCNHVLSQRSALAVGFRECALLLGASPPSKSWSKAEKHSDAAQEPHRIANLQLILPLRPLPPAPLFVPRRHAAMTHRIREHLGMTGADAGRTSRTCGETGQNDLQGGNARIRVETDPKEGWAWIVVLDYGKDAVGRVARQQRRLCAQGLSVIFLMLPLDLPAAATMTQGFEEMGFFFSGITLCPQGRVHLALQCVNGDPGYDAVQVHSPFARELLDYVRACGSGRPAEETSCKKP; encoded by the coding sequence ATGCGAGTTTACGACACGCTTATTCTCCACCTTCCGGCAAAAACACGCTTCGCGGCCGCGGCCGTGGCCGCGGCCCGGGAGTATGCCTCGGCTGTTGGCTTTGACGGCAGGGATCTCTCCCGGATCTGCCTGGCCCTGGAAGAGGCGGTCTGCCACGCCGTCAGCCTGGGCTACGGCGGGGAGCGGGACATGCTGCGCGTCACCCTGGGCCGGACCGCCTTGGGGCTGCAAACAAGCATCCTGTCCAAGGGACTGCCCCTCGACGAAGAGGCCCTGCCCCGGTTTGATCCGCACCGACTGCAATCCGAGGAAGACATGACCGGCATGCATGCCCACCTGCTCCGCGGTATGGTGGACAAGGCTGTTTTCGCGACCCTCAAGGGCAACAGGCGCAAAATCACCTTGTTCATCAACCTGCCGGTCGGATCCGCGGCCCACGGTCAGCCTGACCATGCCCAGCAAGATCCGGTGTCCAAGGATCCCGCACTGACCACGATCATCCGCCCGGCCGGACCGGAAGATGCGGAAGGGATTTCCCGGCTGGCCCTGCGTGCCCATGGCTCCCTTCTGTTCAACGCGGACATTTATTACCCGGCACGGGTCCGGGAAATGCTCGAGCAGGGCGAAATGCGCTCCATGGTGGCGGTAACGCCGCGCGGGGAAATTCTCGGGCACGGGGCGCTCGTGGCGGAAGCGCCCGGGGGGCTGGTGGAGGAGATGACCTACGCGCTCGTGGACCGACGCGTGCGGGGTCGACACTGCTCCGACGAACTCGCGGCGGCTCTGCTGGCCAACGCCCGTGAACGCGACCTGCATGGCCTCCATGCCCTGGCCGTCTGCAACCATGTCCTTTCCCAGCGATCCGCCCTGGCCGTCGGTTTTCGGGAATGCGCCCTGCTCCTGGGGGCCAGCCCTCCGTCCAAATCCTGGAGCAAGGCCGAAAAACACTCTGACGCTGCGCAGGAGCCGCATCGCATCGCCAATCTCCAGTTGATCCTGCCCCTGCGTCCGCTGCCTCCCGCCCCCCTGTTCGTCCCAAGGCGGCACGCGGCCATGACACATCGCATCCGCGAGCACCTGGGCATGACCGGTGCGGATGCGGGGCGCACCTCCCGGACATGCGGTGAAACCGGGCAAAACGATCTTCAGGGCGGCAACGCGCGGATCCGGGTGGAAACCGATCCCAAGGAAGGATGGGCCTGGATCGTCGTGCTGGATTACGGCAAGGACGCGGTAGGCCGCGTGGCCCGCCAACAACGTCGGCTGTGCGCCCAGGGCCTGTCCGTGATATTCCTGATGCTCCCCCTGGACCTCCCGGCCGCGGCAACCATGACCCAGGGCTTCGAGGAAATGGGATTCTTCTTTTCCGGGATCACCCTCTGCCCCCAAGGCCGGGTCCACCTGGCCCTGCAATGCGTCAACGGCGACCCCGGATACGACGCGGTTCAGGTCCATTCGCCCTTTGCCCGCGAACTGCTGGACTACGTCCGGGCGTGCGGAAGCGGCAGGCCTGCTGAAGAGACCTCTTGCAAAAAGCCATGA
- a CDS encoding ATP-binding protein, giving the protein MIKRENYINRVRPFIDKDVVKVFTGIRRSGKSTLLQLLQRELMADGVSEQQILTINFESMAYANRDARSVYEEIRGKSESSGGRTYLFLDEIQELDGWEKMVNSLRVDLDCDLYITGSNSKLLSGELATYLAGRYIEISVYPFSFQEVTKILAEKKEISSPDEAFARFLEYGGMPFLHENSLHAAAAHDYLKDIYNSILLKDIVARHSLRDVELFERVLGYLLANVANSFSGSSILKYLKHEKRKISLETIYNYISYAQDACLLYLVPREDVQGKRLLKFHEKIFLADHGIREAIYGHNQRDINQILENIVYLELLRRGYTVRIGKSNGKEIDFVAEKASQKIYIQVAYLIPDQTVAEREFSSLLAVRDNFPKRVLSLDRFDLSREGIIHKNLIDFLLDQDWSA; this is encoded by the coding sequence ATGATCAAGAGGGAAAACTACATCAACCGGGTCAGACCCTTTATTGACAAGGATGTGGTCAAGGTCTTCACCGGGATTCGTCGTTCGGGCAAGTCAACACTGTTGCAACTCCTTCAACGGGAACTGATGGCCGATGGCGTCTCGGAGCAGCAAATCCTGACGATCAACTTCGAGAGCATGGCGTACGCCAATCGCGATGCGCGAAGCGTTTACGAGGAAATAAGGGGGAAAAGCGAGAGCAGCGGCGGAAGGACGTATCTCTTTCTGGATGAAATCCAGGAACTGGACGGCTGGGAGAAAATGGTCAACTCCTTGAGAGTGGATCTGGACTGTGATCTCTATATCACCGGATCGAACTCCAAACTGCTTTCTGGAGAACTGGCCACCTACCTTGCCGGCCGGTATATTGAAATATCCGTCTACCCCTTTTCATTCCAGGAAGTGACCAAAATACTGGCGGAAAAAAAAGAAATATCGTCGCCGGACGAGGCATTCGCCAGGTTTCTTGAATATGGCGGAATGCCTTTTCTCCATGAAAACAGTCTGCATGCAGCCGCGGCTCACGACTATTTGAAGGACATATACAACTCGATATTGCTCAAGGATATTGTCGCACGACATTCACTTCGGGATGTAGAGCTTTTTGAGCGTGTGCTTGGGTATCTTCTCGCGAATGTGGCGAACTCGTTTTCCGGATCAAGCATTTTGAAGTATCTGAAGCACGAAAAGAGGAAGATATCCCTGGAAACAATATACAACTACATATCCTACGCCCAGGATGCATGCCTTCTTTACCTCGTGCCGCGTGAAGATGTGCAGGGAAAAAGACTACTCAAATTTCATGAGAAAATATTTCTGGCCGACCACGGCATCCGGGAAGCCATTTACGGACACAACCAGAGAGACATCAATCAGATTCTGGAAAACATCGTCTACCTCGAACTGTTGCGCAGGGGATACACAGTGCGGATCGGGAAGTCGAACGGCAAGGAGATCGACTTTGTCGCTGAAAAAGCATCGCAAAAAATCTATATCCAGGTCGCGTACCTGATCCCTGACCAGACCGTGGCGGAACGGGAATTCTCGTCGCTTCTGGCGGTTCGGGACAATTTTCCGAAAAGAGTCTTGAGTCTGGACAGATTTGACTTGAGCCGGGAAGGCATCATCCATAAAAATCTCATTGACTTTTTACTGGATCAGGATTGGTCGGCGTAG
- a CDS encoding glycosyltransferase, whose protein sequence is MEPTTKADLHVHSKYSKRPSQWVLQKIGCAESYTEPLHLYRTLRDKGMDLITITDHNTIEGSLDIAHLPDTFVSEEITAYFPEDRCKVHVLAYDITEAQHREIQKYRDNVFDLAEYLRRAEILHVLAHPLFSVNDKLTKAHFEQLLLLFKHFEINGARDEHLNINLKRILGGLSPEDIQRLENVHDRAALPPEPWIKHLTGGSDDHSSLNMARTHTVVPGRRDVTGFLNGVRNGEAIPVGVSSSPQTLAHNLYSIAYQFYAQKFELRKHVNKDILLKFIDRNLYPGREEESGLLGSLHALWSQRIRPRIGPGSRRNPPEQLQDLLRYETARLIWNDPELMSIVRSSDNGREGQGKAWFSFVNRSANQVMKHSADHMLRKIAQGSIFNIFHSLGSAGALYTLLAPYFLSYSMFAHDRKFSREIREALAADKRMPEEQQGEGQETRDGARNDTRNGSREHLAARVAHFTDTYYEVNGVALTLQQQLSLAQATSKDMTIITCAPDEAVRAADGVQNFTPIGVFELPEYPELKLFYPPVLEMMRFCFDKEITHIHSATPGPIGLAALALAKLMHLPIYGTYHTSLPQYTKCLTQDFAMEELMWRFTLWYYDQMDLVFAPSHATANELIAKGLRPEKVRVYPRGIDIERFHPSKRNGFYEKRFQLRNEAKLLYVGRVSKEKNLHILEQAFRDLARERNDVRLIIVGDGPYREEMERNLGGTPAVFTGYLDGEALAQAYASADVFVFPSTTDTFGNVVLEAQASGLPVIVSAEGGPQENLIPGQTGFIVPSTTAEAYRQAMTTLLDNPDLLRKMRTQARNYMENRSFSRSFDQVWAYYGQTG, encoded by the coding sequence ATGGAACCAACGACCAAGGCCGATCTGCACGTCCACTCCAAGTATTCCAAACGTCCGTCCCAATGGGTGCTGCAAAAGATCGGATGCGCGGAGAGCTACACCGAGCCGTTGCACCTCTACCGCACCCTGCGGGACAAGGGCATGGACCTGATCACCATTACGGATCACAACACCATCGAGGGCAGCCTGGACATCGCCCACCTGCCGGACACCTTCGTCAGCGAGGAGATCACGGCCTACTTCCCCGAGGATCGCTGCAAGGTCCACGTCCTGGCCTACGACATCACCGAGGCCCAGCACCGGGAAATCCAGAAATACCGGGACAACGTCTTTGATCTGGCCGAGTATCTGCGCCGGGCCGAAATCCTGCACGTCCTGGCCCACCCGCTGTTCTCGGTCAACGACAAGCTGACCAAGGCCCATTTCGAACAGTTGCTGCTGCTGTTCAAGCATTTCGAGATCAACGGGGCCCGGGACGAACACCTGAACATCAACCTGAAACGCATCCTTGGAGGTCTCTCCCCGGAGGACATCCAGCGTCTGGAGAACGTCCACGACCGGGCCGCCCTGCCTCCCGAGCCCTGGATCAAGCACCTCACCGGCGGCTCGGACGACCACAGCTCCCTGAACATGGCCCGGACGCACACGGTGGTGCCTGGACGCCGGGACGTGACCGGCTTTCTGAATGGCGTCCGGAACGGCGAAGCCATTCCGGTGGGCGTTTCCTCCTCTCCCCAGACTTTGGCCCACAACCTCTACAGCATCGCCTACCAGTTCTACGCCCAGAAATTCGAGCTGAGAAAACACGTCAACAAGGACATTCTGCTCAAGTTCATCGACCGCAACCTGTATCCGGGCCGGGAGGAGGAATCCGGGCTGCTGGGCTCCCTGCATGCCCTCTGGTCCCAGAGGATTCGCCCCAGAATCGGACCCGGCTCCCGTCGCAACCCTCCGGAGCAGCTCCAGGACCTGCTGCGCTACGAGACGGCCCGGCTGATCTGGAACGACCCGGAACTGATGTCCATCGTCCGCTCCAGCGACAACGGGCGGGAGGGTCAGGGCAAGGCGTGGTTCTCCTTCGTGAACCGCTCCGCCAACCAGGTCATGAAGCATTCAGCGGACCACATGCTGCGCAAAATCGCCCAGGGCAGCATCTTCAACATCTTCCACTCCCTGGGCTCGGCCGGGGCCCTGTACACCCTGCTCGCCCCCTACTTCCTCTCCTACTCCATGTTCGCCCATGACCGGAAATTCAGCCGGGAAATTCGGGAAGCCCTGGCCGCTGACAAAAGGATGCCCGAGGAACAGCAAGGCGAAGGGCAAGAAACCCGAGATGGTGCCCGGAACGATACCCGGAACGGGTCACGAGAGCACCTCGCCGCCCGGGTGGCCCATTTCACGGACACCTACTACGAGGTCAACGGCGTGGCCCTGACCCTTCAGCAGCAGCTTTCCCTGGCCCAGGCCACCAGCAAGGACATGACCATCATCACCTGCGCCCCGGACGAGGCGGTCCGGGCCGCGGACGGCGTGCAAAACTTCACCCCCATCGGCGTCTTCGAACTGCCCGAATACCCCGAGTTGAAGCTGTTCTATCCGCCGGTGCTGGAAATGATGCGCTTTTGCTTTGACAAGGAAATCACGCACATTCACTCCGCCACCCCGGGTCCCATCGGCCTGGCCGCCCTGGCCCTGGCCAAGCTGATGCACCTGCCCATCTACGGCACCTACCACACCTCCCTGCCCCAATACACCAAATGCCTGACCCAGGACTTTGCCATGGAAGAACTGATGTGGCGGTTCACGCTGTGGTACTACGACCAGATGGACCTGGTCTTCGCCCCGTCCCACGCCACGGCCAACGAACTGATCGCCAAGGGCCTGCGCCCGGAAAAGGTCCGGGTCTACCCACGGGGCATCGACATCGAGCGCTTCCACCCCTCCAAGCGCAACGGTTTCTATGAAAAGCGCTTCCAGCTTCGCAACGAGGCCAAACTGCTCTACGTGGGCCGGGTGTCCAAGGAAAAAAACCTGCACATCCTGGAGCAGGCCTTCCGGGATCTGGCCCGGGAACGGAACGACGTGCGGCTGATCATCGTGGGCGACGGCCCATATCGGGAGGAGATGGAGCGCAATCTCGGCGGAACGCCCGCGGTGTTCACCGGCTACCTGGACGGCGAAGCCCTGGCCCAGGCCTACGCCTCGGCCGACGTCTTCGTCTTCCCCAGCACCACGGACACCTTCGGCAACGTGGTCCTGGAAGCCCAGGCCTCCGGCCTGCCGGTGATCGTCTCCGCCGAAGGCGGACCCCAGGAAAACCTGATTCCCGGCCAAACCGGATTCATCGTCCCCTCCACCACCGCCGAAGCTTACCGCCAGGCCATGACCACCCTGCTGGACAACCCGGACCTGCTGCGAAAAATGCGCACCCAGGCCCGAAACTACATGGAAAACCGCTCCTTTAGCCGATCCTTCGATCAAGTTTGGGCGTATTACGGTCAGACCGGGTGA